The genome window CATCAGCAAACCACTAAACCAATTCATTCTTTTTTGCATTTTTTAAATACCTCCTTTTGTTTGGTAATTGGTAACTGGTGAATGGTAATTAGTTACCAGTTACCATTTAACCAATTACTTACTTTATAATTTCGTGAAGCCCTATTTAATTCCCCTCTTGAGAGGAGCGTAGGGGTGTGTATTCCCCTTATAGTAACACAACCTTTCAGCGGTTGTGAGAATAAAGTTATGTCAGGTAGAATTATCTGCCTACCTGTTGCAGGTTGTATGGGACGCAGATTTCCGTTTTTTGTGACGCAGATGGACAGGATTTTTAGGATTTATTTTATTTATTTTTATCCTGATAATCTGCGTTTATCCGCGTCCTAATTATGCAAGCAAGGATGCTTACCCTCCCTTCTTGCTCTAACAGACGGGAATAGGAACATCAATCATTTCTACCCTACTCTCTGGAAATGTAGATAGATTAATATCTGTAGTTAACATATCTTCTGTACCTATTTTAAGTGATTCCAATAATTCTTCCTTTGTCTTTTCTTGAGCATTTACCCCTGGAATATCTATCAACCAACCTATCCACCAATCACCACTTTTTTTAATTACTGCTCTAAACTTCATAATATCCCATTACCTCCTGAAAGGTATATCTAAGTCTTTACATATTTTTCTTGCTAACTCATCTACAATTTCATTATGTCGAGGTATTTCTGTTCGGTAACGACCTCTTTGATAAATAGTATGTCGCCTTCCTTCACGAAGTATAAATGAGCCATTTTGTTCTAA of bacterium contains these proteins:
- a CDS encoding type II toxin-antitoxin system HicB family antitoxin, which encodes MKFRAVIKKSGDWWIGWLIDIPGVNAQEKTKEELLESLKIGTEDMLTTDINLSTFPESRVEMIDVPIPVC
- a CDS encoding type II toxin-antitoxin system HicA family toxin; the encoded protein is MKRKELIKYLEQNGSFILREGRRHTIYQRGRYRTEIPRHNEIVDELARKICKDLDIPFRR